One window from the genome of Cucumis melo cultivar AY chromosome 12, USDA_Cmelo_AY_1.0, whole genome shotgun sequence encodes:
- the LOC103501547 gene encoding probable glucuronoxylan glucuronosyltransferase F8H, with product MIVLPKMVEISRTSKKKRFLNFNIINHRKNTLICFKSSKYLLLSTCFSFYVFASFLLTHNNNPNPNLIHHLSNSKPFPSKALVESTFDFHDNTNDLKIFVYDLPPEFNANWLSDARCGGHLFASEVAIHRALLTSHVRTLDPSEADFFFVPVYVSCNFSSFNGFPAIAHAPSLLASAVDVISGQFPFWNRSRGLDHVFVASHDYGACFHSLEDMAIANGIPEFLKNSIILQTFGVKSKHPCQDVENILIPPYISPEFMESAVVDGRRRDIFAFFRGKMEVNPKNVSGRFYGNRVRTAIWKKFHRNRRFYLRRHRFAGYRLEIARSVFCLCPLGWAPWSPRLVESVALGCVPVIIADGIRLPFPAAVDWPGISLTVAEKDVGKLGKILERVAATNLTAIQKNLWDPKNRRALLFHNPNQPQDATWQVLSALAEKLDRSFRSLRVLNQ from the exons ATGATTGTTCTTCCTAAGATGGTGGAGATTTCAAGAACCTCCAAGAAAAAAAGGTTCTTGAATTTCAATATCATCAATCATAGAAAAAATACACTAATTTGCTTCAAATCTTCCAAATACCTTCTTCTTTCTACTTGTTTTTCCTTCTATGTCTTCGCTTCTTTTCTCCTAACCCATaataataacccaaatccaaatCTAATTCATCATCTCTCCAATTCCAAACCCTTTCCTTCAAAAGCTCTTGTTGAATCCACTTTTGATTTTCATGACAATACCAACGACTTGAAAATTTTCGTCTACGATTTGCCGCCCGAATTCAACGCCAATTGGCTTTCTGACGCTCGGTGCGGTGGTCATTTGTTTGCTTCTGAGGTGGCCATTCATAGGGCTCTTTTGACGAGCCATGTAAGGACTTTGGACCCTTCTGAAGCTGATTTCTTCTTTGTTCCTGTTTATGTTTCTTGTAATTTTAGCTCCTTTAATGGCTTTCCGGCTATTGCCCATGCTCCTTCTCTTTTGGCCTCTGCTGTCGACGTCATCTCCGGCCAATTCCCGTTTTGGAACCGTAGCCGTGGCTTAGACCACGTCTTCGTTGCTTCTCATGACTATGGCGCTTGTTTCCATTCCTTG GAAGATATGGCAATAGCAAACGGAATACCGGAATTCTTGAAGAACTCAATCATTTTACAGACTTTTGGAGTCAAATCTAAGCACCCATGTCAAGATGTTGAGAATATTTTAATACCACCTTATATTTCGCCGGAATTCATGGAATCCGCCGTCGTTGACGGCCGCCGGAGAGATATATTCGCGTTTTTCCGGGGAAAAATGGAGGTCAATCCCAAAAACGTCAGTGGCCGATTCTACGGCAa TCGTGTTCGGACGGCGATTTGGAAGAAATTCCACCGCAACCGGCGGTTTTACCTCAGAAGGCATCGATTTGCCGGTTACCGGTTAGAGATTGCCCGTTCTGTTTTTTGTTTATGTCCTTTAGGGTGGGCCCCGTGGAGTCCGAGGTTGGTTGAATCAGTTGCACTTGGTTGCGTGCCGGTCATCATAGCCGACGGTATCCGTTTGCCGTTTCCTGCCGCCGTGGACTGGCCGGGAATATCGTTGACGGTAGCAGAGAAAGACGTCGGAAAATTGGGGAAAATTCTCGAACGCGTGGCGGCGACCAATCTCACCGCCATTCAAAAAAACCTTTGGGACCCCAAAAATCGGCGGGCCCTACTGTTCCATAACCCAAACCAACCACAAGACGCCACGTGGCAAGTTCTAAGTGCCCTGGCGGAGAAGTTGGACAGGTCGTTTAGGAGTCTTAGGGTTCTGAACCAATAA